CTATACTTTCAGCGAACATCAACCGTAATAGACGTCAATTTAAGGTACAGTGCTATATTATATAGTTTACATTTTAACCACAAAATAATCatgcaaaactttttttttataataataataatttaaataataataataataataataataataataataataataataataataataataataataataataataataataataataataataataataataataataataataataataataataataataataataaacctTTTAAACCGAAAAAGTCACCTaggtatatttttgttttatcaaaatgaaaagaaaggatatatttataaatgacataactcatttcatttaaaatgttCCTCAAACACTGACTAATGTTACtttgaatgtttttctttgtctcaAATCACGACTCATTGGCACAGacttatcataaaaaaaaatcaattgatcaTGGTGCCAAGAACGTTTCTTTTGtgatttaaattttacaaaattcgtATACTAATCTTGCATTATAATTTTAGGTgcgacttatatatatatatatatatatacaaaatggaTTTAATTGTCCCTTCATATGAACAAGGTCATTCTTACTTGAAGTTTGATCCCTCATATGAGCCCAATATGATAGAAAGCGATGTCAATTTACAGCACAGAGCATGCCGAGAATTTGTACCAGTGGAGAAAAAAGATGACAAATACTGGTTCAAGAGGGTAAGGAATAATGCATCGGCAAGAAAGTCCAGAATAAAAAGGAAAACCATGGACCAGGTCATAGAAAAACAGCTATTAGCGCTACAGAAAGAAAATATTCAGCTTCGAAATGAATTGGCGGCAATTAATATCATGTACCGTCATAGTATAAACAGCGAAAGACTACAAACAAACCGACAGGATGTCATCAAAAACGATTACAAACATGAAGATGGCAACAAATCAGATAATGAAGGTAGAGTTGAGACGACGAGAGTCCAGAATATAAAATATGGGGTAGCGGAATCTGCCGATAATTGCCGATTGAACACGGACAATGGTCAACAGGTGGAAGTCGACAACAAATCAGACAATGAGGGCCAATATGAACAGAAAGATATTTATCGCGAGGAAGAAAGCAGCAATTTCTCTGGAAAGTCTGAAATGGATGATGGAAGAAATTACACTGTTTCCTCAGATGATAATTTTAGTCCGACATTCCCAAGTTTTCACGGAATATTTCCACCAATATACAACTCACAAACAATTTCAGAAAGTTTTCGTCCGTCGGCCAGGAATCAGTCTTTGTATCTTCGAACTCCGGCCATGATGATGTTGAAGTCAGAGGCGGCCTATTCGCCTTTTATGATTGTTCCGAACATTGATGATGCTTCAGAAAATACATCGAGTGAACATTCTGACAAAAATGTCTATGATAAGGTACAACGTGTGCCGCACAAAATAAGGATAAAGGAAAGGCTCCATTCAGCTTTCAAAATCCAAAAGTAAATTGAAGACACtcatatgtacaaaacaaaacaatttcaaacaGAATGACTTAGTACAAATAAAGTTTTTTTCTCTCCATATTACGTTTTATTTAAGATTAAatatagctgtatttggcaaaactttaaggaattttggttctcaatgctcttcaatttcgtactttatttggtctttttaaccttttttggattcgagcgtcactgatgagtcttttgtagacgaaacgcgcgtctggcgtataatatattaaatttagttatggtatctatgatgagtttattatgaaAACAGATACATAGTTTTAAAACACTTCCGATGTAAGTCAGTATTTTTACTAATGGTATTGATTTGATACATGTGTAGCTATGACTGGGATCCTCTTGTGCCACATTTTACAtgtgataaaatttactgtttgcaatagcataaattgctctatataataaggatgttcttatcacaagcaaaaaaccctagccgtatttggcacaacctttttcaacttttgatcctcagagctgtacaactttgtccccctttttttgactttcgaacttttatatctgggcgtcactggtgagtcttgtttggacgaggcgcgtttttgacgtaatgaatttttaacctgatgccttttgttatctactagtattattcatgtgtttctatgCCTAATACGATCTgctatttatttgtactgtagttctgtattattatgttgtcattttaatgttatatttaacaatgccatcaaagtgcgaagtttggcatgccacaaaaccaggttcaacccaccatttttttctttaaaaatgtattgtaccaagtcaggaaaatggccattgttatatcatagttcatTTCTgtatgtgtaacatttttacgttgtgtttccgttgtgtcgtttgttttctcctatttttgagtgtg
This sequence is a window from Mytilus edulis chromosome 1, xbMytEdul2.2, whole genome shotgun sequence. Protein-coding genes within it:
- the LOC139509886 gene encoding nuclear factor interleukin-3-regulated protein-like, with the translated sequence MDLIVPSYEQGHSYLKFDPSYEPNMIESDVNLQHRACREFVPVEKKDDKYWFKRVRNNASARKSRIKRKTMDQVIEKQLLALQKENIQLRNELAAINIMYRHSINSERLQTNRQDVIKNDYKHEDGNKSDNEGRVETTRVQNIKYGVAESADNCRLNTDNGQQVEVDNKSDNEGQYEQKDIYREEESSNFSGKSEMDDGRNYTVSSDDNFSPTFPSFHGIFPPIYNSQTISESFRPSARNQSLYLRTPAMMMLKSEAAYSPFMIVPNIDDASENTSSEHSDKNVYDKVQRVPHKIRIKERLHSAFKIQK